From a region of the Rhizophagus irregularis chromosome 3, complete sequence genome:
- a CDS encoding uncharacterized protein (SECRETED:cutsite_GWS-SH; SECRETED:prob_0.4583); SECRETED:SignalP(1-29): MVPRRTHGPQTSLWLVLYTSNFLHSGGWSSHIQHPSDLELDLVNSFSICKFNFFSVSFSLIPMGMT, from the coding sequence ATGGTCCCTCGTCGCACACATGGTCCTCAAACATCTTTATGGTTGGTCTTGTATACTTCTAATTTTCTTCATTCTGGAGGATGGTCATCTCACATTCAACATCCTAGTGATTTAGAGTTAGATTtagttaattctttttctatttgtaaatttaattttttttcagtttcattttctttaattccTATGGGTATGACATAG